The Diorhabda sublineata isolate icDioSubl1.1 chromosome 6, icDioSubl1.1, whole genome shotgun sequence genome includes a window with the following:
- the LOC130445329 gene encoding putative nuclease HARBI1, protein MDQAKADWASKFLIPTVIGAVDCTHVHIMKPSEFGDEYVNRKGKITINIQITCDANEKITIVDVQWPGSVHDGRISRVSRIQDVVRRYDGDVCLLGDSGYGITPWLLTPFDESRNAREKNHNSTHAQERVIIERVFGQMKRRFPILSSQVRTPVKNVPNLVISCRVLHNVAKHFNDAWEEEDGIENGVAEENVPLYNLDRNEVINRRRGHQKRLEISNNLMM, encoded by the coding sequence ATGGATCAGGCCAAGGCAGATTGGgcttcaaaatttcttattccGACTGTCATTGGTGCTGTAGATTGCACTCACGTGCATATTATGAAACCTTCGGAATTCGGCGACGAGTATGTGAacagaaaaggaaaaataacaataaacattcAGATAACTTGTGACgctaatgaaaaaattacaattgtGGACGTTCAATGGCCAGGGAGTGTACATGATGGCAGGATTTCGCGAGTGAGTAGAATTCAGGACGTGGTGCGCCGATATGATGGTGATGTTTGTCTACTTGGTGATAGCGGATATGGAATTACTCCTTGGTTACTGACTCCTTTTGACGAATCAAGAAATGCTCGTGAGAAGAATCACAATTCGACCCATGCTCAGGAAAGAGTAATAATTGAACGAGTTTTTGGCCAGATGAAACGTCGTTTTCCCATACTCTCTAGCCAAGTTAGAACACCAGTCAAAAATGTTCCCAATTTAGTAATAAGTTGTAGAGTGCTTCACAATGTAGCAAAACATTTTAATGATGCTTGGGAAGAGGAAGACGGAATCGAAAATGGTGTTGCTGAAGAAAATGTACCTCTATATAATTTAGATCGGAATGAAGTTATAAATAGACGACGTGGTCATCAAAAACGATTAGAAATTAGTAATAATCTGATGATGTAA